In Luteitalea sp., one genomic interval encodes:
- a CDS encoding alpha-hydroxy-acid oxidizing protein, with product MSLDSGPARRVFPPRVVNIDDLRALAKRRLPRVVFDYIDGGAEGEVTLRENRRAFETVTFRPRHAVTVASCDLGATALGTRLNVPFLLAPVGSTRMFYPRGEAVAARAAGEAGTAYTLSTLSGCTLEEVRAGSTGPLWYQLYLVGGRDVAQAAIERARAAGFSALVITIDTAVAGLRERDVRNGSQELLSGNIVSKLRYAPQLLARPRWLTGFLRDGGLMQFPNVVIPGKGPMSYADVSVALEEAAVTWSDLKWIREVWKGPLVVKGVLTAEDARRAIDEGAQGIVVSNHGGRQLDGVRATLRALPEVAGAVGGKAELFLDGGIRRGTDIAKALCLGASAVLIGRAYAYGLGAAGGAGVARAIQILQTDLLRTLKLLGCASVAELDRSYVDVPADWSGR from the coding sequence ATGTCGCTCGATAGCGGTCCCGCGCGCCGGGTCTTCCCTCCGCGCGTCGTCAATATCGATGATCTGCGGGCGCTTGCCAAGCGCCGGCTGCCCCGCGTGGTCTTCGACTACATCGATGGCGGCGCCGAGGGCGAGGTGACGCTGCGCGAGAATCGGCGGGCCTTCGAGACGGTGACGTTTCGGCCGCGCCATGCCGTAACGGTGGCGAGCTGCGATCTTGGAGCAACGGCTCTGGGCACCCGCCTGAACGTGCCCTTCCTGCTGGCGCCTGTGGGCAGCACCCGCATGTTCTATCCGCGCGGCGAGGCAGTGGCCGCACGCGCCGCGGGCGAAGCCGGTACGGCGTATACGCTCTCCACGCTGTCCGGATGCACGCTCGAAGAAGTCAGGGCGGGATCGACCGGACCGCTCTGGTATCAGCTCTATTTGGTCGGTGGGCGTGACGTGGCCCAAGCCGCCATTGAACGCGCGCGCGCGGCAGGATTTTCGGCGCTCGTCATTACGATCGATACAGCAGTTGCCGGGCTCCGTGAGCGGGACGTGCGGAACGGCAGCCAAGAGCTGCTGAGTGGCAACATCGTGTCCAAGCTTCGTTATGCGCCGCAGCTGCTCGCGCGTCCGCGCTGGCTCACCGGCTTCCTTCGCGATGGTGGGCTCATGCAGTTTCCCAACGTCGTCATTCCGGGGAAAGGCCCGATGTCGTATGCGGACGTCAGCGTCGCCCTCGAAGAAGCCGCGGTGACCTGGAGCGATTTGAAATGGATCCGTGAGGTGTGGAAGGGGCCGCTGGTGGTCAAGGGCGTGCTCACCGCCGAAGATGCACGGCGCGCCATAGACGAGGGGGCGCAGGGCATTGTCGTATCCAATCACGGTGGCCGCCAGCTCGACGGCGTGAGAGCCACCCTCCGTGCGTTACCGGAGGTTGCCGGGGCCGTCGGCGGGAAGGCGGAGCTGTTTCTCGACGGTGGGATCCGTCGCGGGACCGATATCGCGAAGGCGCTATGCCTTGGCGCCAGCGCGGTCCTCATCGGCCGGGCGTATGCCTATGGTTTGGGCGCGGCGGGTGGCGCGGGAGTGGCGCGCGCGATTCAGATTCTCCAGACGGACCTTCTGCGCACACTCAAGCTGCTCGGCTGTGCCTCGGTTGCCGAGCTCGATCGTTCGTACGTCGACGTGCCAGCGGACTGGAGTGGACGCTAA
- a CDS encoding DUF1080 domain-containing protein, producing the protein MRAATVAAAICAAGSSGGAAPPLPLVHETTSPAVRTQPSAPDAEPLALDDHTGFEPIFDGSSMNGWDGDASFWRVENGALVGESTAENPVEQNTFLIWRGGEPKDFELKVEFRLSATNSGIQIRSAQVPAGGDVGKWVLAGYQADIDFENAYTGMIYEERGRGFLARRGQAVYVPAGEGARPRIVGNLERSADELKAIIKTSDWNHVHIIARANMIVQIVNGQVTSLLVDDDAENRSLGGLIGFQMHSGDPMKVEFRNIYLKTF; encoded by the coding sequence ATGCGAGCCGCGACTGTTGCGGCGGCAATTTGCGCCGCTGGAAGCTCTGGCGGGGCTGCCCCGCCGTTACCCCTGGTCCATGAAACCACGTCACCTGCGGTGCGCACACAGCCGTCCGCGCCCGACGCCGAGCCGCTCGCGCTCGACGACCACACGGGGTTCGAGCCGATCTTCGACGGCAGCAGCATGAACGGATGGGATGGCGACGCCTCCTTTTGGCGAGTCGAGAACGGCGCGCTCGTCGGGGAGAGCACCGCCGAGAATCCAGTCGAGCAGAACACCTTTCTCATTTGGCGCGGCGGCGAGCCAAAGGACTTCGAGCTGAAAGTCGAGTTCCGTCTCAGCGCGACCAACAGTGGCATCCAGATCCGCAGCGCGCAGGTGCCGGCCGGCGGTGACGTTGGCAAGTGGGTGCTAGCGGGCTACCAGGCAGACATCGACTTCGAGAACGCCTACACCGGGATGATCTACGAGGAGCGCGGGCGTGGCTTTCTCGCGCGGCGCGGCCAGGCGGTCTACGTGCCGGCTGGCGAGGGTGCGCGTCCGCGAATCGTTGGCAACCTGGAGCGAAGCGCCGACGAGCTCAAGGCAATCATCAAGACCAGCGACTGGAACCATGTGCACATCATCGCGCGTGCGAACATGATCGTGCAGATCGTGAACGGGCAGGTGACGAGCCTACTCGTGGATGACGACGCCGAGAACCGGTCGCTCGGCGGATTGATCGGCTTCCAGATGCACAGCGGTGATCCGATGAAGGTGGAGTTCCGCAACATCTACCTGAAAACTTTCTAG
- a CDS encoding substrate-binding domain-containing protein produces MTSQSPARDRYLVKSVVHSSQLLSAFRSPGEALSLREVTARSELPKSMAFRLLYTLERCGMVEKVSENLYRSCLRPFKQKLHRLGYAAQGTDYQFSKEVSAGLIRAANAEGIELISVDNCYNAKTALRNADVLVREKVDLVIEFQTDEYVAPIVAAKYREANIPLIAIEIPHPGATYFGANNYEAGLMGGRQLGRWAKHRWHAEVDEILLMALPRAGSLPKMRLTGMLVGMKDICPSLEGCRVTYLDGDGKLGTSFEAMRRHLRTTRARRLLVGAINDPSALGALRAFQEAGRTECCAIMGQNASPEGRDELREPDTRLIGSVAYFPERYGPAIVGVALDILHRRPIPPAVFVRHQLVTPDNVDHIYPNDELMHMVPA; encoded by the coding sequence ATGACCAGCCAATCGCCTGCGCGGGATCGGTATTTGGTCAAGTCAGTCGTGCACTCGTCTCAGTTGTTGTCGGCGTTTCGCTCGCCCGGCGAGGCATTGTCTCTGCGTGAGGTCACCGCCCGAAGCGAGCTCCCCAAGAGCATGGCGTTCCGGCTCCTCTACACGCTCGAGCGATGCGGCATGGTCGAGAAGGTCAGCGAGAACCTGTATCGATCGTGTCTGCGTCCGTTCAAACAGAAGCTCCACAGGCTCGGGTACGCGGCGCAAGGCACCGACTATCAGTTCTCGAAGGAGGTCTCGGCAGGGTTGATCCGCGCTGCGAACGCGGAAGGCATCGAGCTGATTTCCGTCGACAACTGCTACAACGCGAAAACGGCGCTCCGAAACGCTGACGTGCTCGTCCGCGAGAAGGTCGATCTCGTGATCGAGTTCCAGACCGACGAGTACGTCGCGCCGATCGTGGCCGCGAAGTATCGGGAAGCAAACATTCCACTGATTGCCATTGAGATCCCGCACCCCGGTGCCACGTACTTCGGCGCGAACAACTACGAGGCGGGTCTCATGGGTGGGCGCCAGCTCGGTCGGTGGGCGAAACATCGCTGGCACGCCGAGGTGGACGAGATCCTGCTGATGGCGTTGCCACGCGCCGGCAGCTTGCCGAAGATGCGGCTGACCGGGATGCTGGTGGGGATGAAGGACATCTGTCCGTCACTCGAAGGCTGCCGGGTCACATATCTCGATGGTGATGGCAAGCTCGGAACCAGCTTCGAAGCCATGCGGCGGCACTTGCGAACCACGCGGGCGCGTCGTCTGCTGGTCGGCGCCATCAACGATCCGAGCGCCTTGGGCGCCCTGCGCGCGTTTCAAGAGGCAGGCCGTACCGAGTGCTGCGCGATCATGGGGCAGAACGCCTCACCGGAAGGACGCGACGAGTTGCGCGAACCGGACACCCGCCTTATTGGGTCGGTCGCGTACTTTCCCGAGCGCTACGGTCCAGCCATCGTCGGGGTGGCACTCGATATCCTGCACCGACGACCGATCCCGCCAGCCGTATTCGTCAGGCACCAGTTGGTCACGCCCGACAATGTCGATCATATCTATCCGAATGACGAGTTGATGCACATGGTACCGGCGTAA
- a CDS encoding bifunctional rhamnulose-1-phosphate aldolase/short-chain dehydrogenase, with protein MSDTLTSETKFLQDLWEDEQAAALEDRPLELLRYRSNLLGADLRITNFGGGNTSSKFQLPDPVSGKPERVLAVKGSGGDLRSIGASGFAILSLDRLESLISRYRGEAHEDEMVAYYPLCAFGENRVAASIDTPLHAFLPFPHVDHLHPDWAIALAASANGERKLAAFNERYGRRIVWVPWQRPGFELALMLRRAVEEHPGCDGIVLGSHGLFTWGDSQRDCYWNSIKTIDQMGELIQDHARRSERPMFGGPAVTAASDRESLRAAVLPYLRGLVSSTRRVIAHDDDSDDALTFASSQWAAELCQMGTSCPDHFLRTRICPLFIPWNPAEEELPALKARILERLERYREDYVSYYRSFAQPDSPALRDSNPSVVVIAGLGVFGFGKSKREARITTEFFLNAIHVMAGANALEAHAGTEDTAALKGRPARHLPQARHADQASEFKSFHNYVALPRSEAFRIEYWALEEAKLQRMPPERELSRKVALVLGGASGIGREVALQIASRGGHLVIADRDAASAEAAARETAALSSGEMVAAVPLDLASRETIASALRQAVLRFGGFDIVVNTAAIYPTPDPDANVEEVWSRALQINVTSNYVLAEEAAKVLKEQGLPATMVLTSSANAIVPKRGSEAYDVSKAAINHLIRELAIGLGPLIRVNGIAPATVIEGSAMFPRDRVIVALKKYGIAHTEDESTESLRGKLAAFYARRTITHQPILPRDCANAICWLAGDDSAKTTGHVIPVDGGLPEAFLR; from the coding sequence ATGTCTGATACGCTCACGAGCGAGACCAAATTTCTGCAGGACCTATGGGAGGATGAGCAAGCGGCGGCCCTCGAAGACCGCCCTCTCGAGCTGTTGCGCTATCGCTCGAATCTGCTTGGCGCCGACTTGCGCATCACGAATTTCGGCGGCGGCAACACGAGCTCGAAGTTCCAGCTACCCGATCCGGTCTCCGGAAAGCCGGAGCGTGTGCTTGCGGTCAAGGGCAGCGGCGGCGACCTCAGGTCGATCGGCGCGTCCGGGTTTGCGATCCTCTCGCTCGACCGGCTCGAGAGCCTGATCTCACGCTATCGCGGTGAAGCGCACGAAGACGAGATGGTTGCGTACTATCCCTTGTGCGCGTTCGGCGAGAACCGTGTGGCCGCCTCAATCGACACTCCCCTTCACGCCTTTCTGCCGTTTCCCCATGTCGATCACCTCCACCCGGACTGGGCGATCGCGCTCGCGGCGAGCGCAAACGGTGAGCGGAAGCTCGCGGCGTTCAACGAGCGGTACGGGCGCCGGATCGTGTGGGTGCCGTGGCAGCGTCCCGGCTTCGAGCTGGCGCTGATGTTGCGGCGCGCCGTCGAGGAACACCCGGGATGTGACGGCATCGTTCTGGGGAGCCACGGCTTGTTCACCTGGGGCGATTCACAGCGCGACTGCTACTGGAACAGCATCAAGACGATCGACCAGATGGGCGAGCTCATCCAAGACCACGCGCGACGTTCCGAGCGGCCCATGTTCGGCGGGCCGGCAGTGACCGCAGCATCCGATCGCGAGTCACTGAGAGCGGCTGTGCTGCCGTACCTCCGGGGTCTCGTCTCTTCGACGCGGCGCGTGATCGCCCACGATGACGATTCGGACGATGCGCTCACCTTCGCGAGCTCACAGTGGGCCGCAGAGCTGTGCCAGATGGGCACGAGCTGTCCAGATCACTTCCTCCGGACTCGCATCTGTCCACTGTTCATTCCGTGGAATCCTGCAGAAGAGGAGCTCCCCGCGTTGAAGGCGCGTATCCTCGAGCGTCTCGAGCGGTATCGCGAGGACTACGTCTCATACTACCGATCGTTCGCGCAGCCTGACTCTCCCGCTCTTCGAGACTCCAATCCTTCGGTCGTCGTGATCGCGGGGCTCGGCGTGTTTGGGTTTGGCAAGAGCAAGCGCGAAGCCCGCATCACGACGGAGTTCTTCCTCAACGCGATTCACGTCATGGCCGGCGCCAACGCCCTGGAGGCGCACGCAGGCACGGAGGACACGGCGGCCCTAAAGGGTCGCCCTGCCAGACATCTGCCACAGGCGCGGCACGCCGACCAGGCGAGCGAGTTCAAGAGCTTCCACAACTACGTCGCGCTCCCGAGGTCGGAAGCGTTCCGCATCGAGTACTGGGCGCTCGAAGAGGCAAAGCTCCAGCGCATGCCGCCCGAGCGCGAGCTCAGTCGCAAGGTGGCCCTCGTCTTGGGTGGTGCTAGCGGCATTGGCCGCGAGGTGGCGCTCCAGATTGCCAGCCGTGGCGGTCATCTGGTCATTGCCGATCGGGACGCGGCTAGCGCGGAGGCGGCCGCTCGGGAGACGGCGGCGCTGTCGTCCGGCGAGATGGTCGCCGCGGTGCCGCTGGACTTGGCGTCGCGCGAGACGATCGCATCGGCGCTGCGTCAGGCCGTGCTGCGCTTCGGCGGCTTCGACATCGTCGTGAATACAGCGGCCATCTACCCCACGCCAGACCCCGATGCCAACGTGGAAGAGGTCTGGAGCCGGGCGTTGCAAATCAACGTCACGAGCAACTACGTGCTGGCGGAGGAAGCAGCGAAGGTCTTGAAGGAGCAGGGCCTGCCGGCGACGATGGTCTTGACGAGCTCGGCGAACGCGATCGTCCCGAAGCGTGGGAGTGAGGCCTACGATGTGAGCAAGGCCGCCATCAATCATCTGATCCGGGAGCTGGCCATCGGCTTGGGGCCGCTCATCCGCGTGAATGGCATCGCGCCGGCGACGGTCATCGAAGGGTCCGCGATGTTTCCGCGTGATCGCGTGATCGTAGCGCTGAAAAAGTACGGCATCGCGCACACGGAAGACGAATCGACCGAGAGCCTGCGCGGGAAGCTGGCGGCGTTCTATGCGCGTCGTACGATTACGCACCAGCCGATTCTTCCGCGGGATTGCGCAAACGCGATCTGCTGGCTGGCCGGAGACGACAGCGCCAAGACCACCGGCCATGTGATTCCCGTCGATGGCGGTCTGCCCGAGGCGTTCCTGCGCTGA
- a CDS encoding rhamnulokinase: MLGRLQSGVLDVREIDRFPNEPIRRNGSLRWDIRRLWDEMKRALDGVSGMGLESVGLDTWGIDYALVGQDGELLEEPYHYRDTRTEGIMEAVFERVAPERIYAVTGIQFLPINTLYQLYAACRSTPAVIAAARALVTIPDLLNYWLTGRLNSEYTNATTTQFVDATTRSWAVDLLADLELPTQLLMPIVEPGTVMGPITKDVSTTVAGIPVVAPACHDTASAVASVWGGGTTAFLSSGTWSLLGTERAAPLITPKARDLNFTNEGGVCGTTRLLKNIGGLWLLQSCRRSWAAAGQRFDYAELMAAAGEDQHAFLSLFDPDHRAFLHPENMVSAIAQYCRQTGQPEPSGPPAYTRSILESLAFKYRVVLESLEEITGTRFDEIRIIGGGSRNRLLNQFTADATGRTVVAGPVEAAALGNIAMQMLATQAVASLDEARRVIDRSFPVERFEPSASERWEPHYRRFQEYVEFMYV; this comes from the coding sequence ATGCTCGGCCGACTGCAATCGGGCGTCCTCGACGTGCGGGAAATCGACCGATTTCCCAACGAGCCGATTCGGCGAAACGGTTCACTCCGCTGGGATATCCGGCGCTTGTGGGACGAGATGAAGCGGGCGCTGGATGGGGTGTCCGGCATGGGGCTGGAGAGCGTGGGGCTGGATACGTGGGGTATCGACTACGCGCTCGTGGGACAGGATGGCGAGCTGCTCGAGGAGCCCTATCACTATCGCGACACACGCACCGAAGGCATCATGGAGGCGGTGTTCGAACGGGTGGCGCCCGAGCGGATCTATGCCGTCACCGGTATTCAATTCCTGCCGATCAACACGCTGTACCAGCTCTATGCGGCGTGCCGTTCCACGCCGGCCGTCATTGCCGCCGCCCGCGCGCTGGTCACGATTCCGGACCTGCTCAACTACTGGCTCACGGGTCGACTCAACTCGGAGTACACGAACGCGACGACCACGCAGTTCGTCGATGCAACGACGCGCTCTTGGGCTGTAGACTTATTGGCCGATCTCGAGCTGCCCACACAGCTCCTCATGCCCATCGTCGAGCCGGGAACCGTGATGGGACCGATCACCAAGGATGTCTCCACGACGGTCGCTGGCATACCGGTGGTCGCGCCAGCGTGTCACGACACGGCTTCCGCCGTGGCATCAGTGTGGGGCGGAGGCACCACGGCATTCCTGAGCTCGGGGACCTGGTCCTTGCTGGGGACCGAACGCGCCGCGCCGCTGATTACGCCGAAGGCTCGGGACTTGAACTTCACCAACGAAGGCGGTGTCTGCGGAACGACGCGCTTGCTGAAGAATATCGGCGGCTTGTGGCTCCTGCAGTCGTGCCGGCGGAGCTGGGCGGCGGCGGGACAGCGCTTCGACTACGCGGAGTTGATGGCGGCTGCCGGTGAGGATCAGCATGCGTTCCTGTCGCTGTTCGACCCGGATCACCGGGCATTCCTCCATCCGGAGAACATGGTATCGGCCATTGCGCAATACTGCCGCCAAACAGGACAACCGGAGCCGTCGGGGCCACCCGCGTACACGCGATCGATTCTCGAGAGCCTCGCGTTCAAGTATCGCGTCGTCCTCGAGTCGCTCGAAGAGATCACGGGAACGAGGTTCGACGAGATCCGCATCATCGGCGGAGGCTCACGGAACCGGCTGCTCAACCAGTTCACCGCCGATGCCACAGGCCGGACAGTGGTCGCGGGGCCCGTCGAGGCCGCTGCCCTGGGGAACATCGCCATGCAGATGCTCGCGACGCAGGCGGTGGCCTCCCTCGACGAGGCCAGACGCGTAATCGACCGGTCCTTCCCGGTCGAGCGGTTCGAGCCATCAGCATCGGAGCGGTGGGAGCCACACTATCGACGCTTTCAAGAGTACGTGGAGTTCATGTATGTCTGA
- a CDS encoding ATP-binding cassette domain-containing protein, with protein sequence MAGLLVEASAITKSFAGVRALQDVSFELRAGEVHALIGENGAGKSTLIKIITGAETADAGTLSVMGTRIPHMDPATSRSLGIAAIYQQPSLFPHLSVAENIALALESGHAWRRVDWRARNHHAAELLARVGASIEPARLVETLSMPEQQLVEIAKAVGADAKILIMDEPTASLTGREVESLFNVIALLRGHGVGIIYISHRLEEISTIADRVTVLRDGEAIAIREVGQVARGELIQMMVGRELAAVFPKRVVTTGDVVLEVRHLSSRAAGVDDVTLSVKEGEILGLAGLVGSGRTELAETLFGLRPADSGDILLRGVPARIASPADAIRLGIGYLPEDRRQHGVLLDMPVTANTSLANLRAVARRGLIDRALERATARRYVDQLRIKTASVSANVGSLSGGNQQKVALARWLSIEPRVLILDEPTQGVDVGSKSEIHALMQDLAEQGLAVIMISSELPEILGMSDRIAVMRAGTLSGVLAREEATQQKILDLALEHTDGVGKAKGPRYEGQHK encoded by the coding sequence GTGGCGGGACTTCTTGTCGAAGCGAGCGCGATCACCAAATCGTTTGCCGGCGTGCGCGCGCTGCAAGACGTGTCCTTCGAGCTGCGGGCCGGGGAAGTCCATGCGCTGATTGGTGAGAACGGTGCGGGCAAGTCCACGCTGATCAAGATCATCACCGGCGCGGAGACCGCGGATGCCGGCACGCTGAGCGTCATGGGCACGCGGATCCCGCACATGGATCCGGCCACCTCGCGGTCGCTCGGCATTGCGGCCATTTACCAACAACCCAGCCTCTTTCCTCATCTGAGCGTCGCGGAGAACATCGCTCTCGCTCTGGAGAGCGGGCACGCCTGGCGCCGGGTCGACTGGCGAGCCAGGAACCACCACGCCGCCGAGCTGCTGGCGCGCGTTGGCGCCTCCATCGAGCCAGCACGGCTCGTCGAGACGCTGAGCATGCCCGAGCAACAGCTCGTCGAGATCGCCAAAGCCGTGGGCGCCGACGCGAAGATCCTCATCATGGACGAGCCCACCGCGTCGCTCACCGGACGCGAGGTCGAGAGCTTGTTCAACGTGATCGCGCTGTTGCGCGGTCACGGCGTCGGCATCATCTATATCTCGCATCGGTTGGAGGAGATCTCCACCATCGCCGACCGTGTGACCGTCCTACGAGACGGCGAGGCAATCGCCATACGAGAGGTCGGCCAAGTCGCACGAGGCGAGCTCATTCAGATGATGGTAGGGCGCGAGCTCGCCGCCGTATTTCCGAAGCGTGTCGTGACCACGGGGGATGTCGTGCTCGAGGTGCGCCACCTGTCTAGTCGGGCGGCGGGCGTCGACGACGTGACGTTGTCCGTGAAAGAGGGCGAGATCCTCGGCCTGGCCGGTCTCGTGGGCTCCGGTCGAACCGAGTTGGCGGAAACACTCTTCGGTCTGAGGCCGGCTGATAGTGGTGACATTCTACTGCGCGGCGTGCCGGCCCGGATTGCCTCACCGGCGGATGCCATTCGGCTGGGCATCGGCTACCTGCCGGAAGATCGACGGCAGCATGGAGTCCTGCTGGACATGCCGGTAACCGCGAACACGAGCCTCGCAAATCTGCGAGCGGTCGCACGCCGAGGACTCATCGATCGCGCTCTCGAGCGAGCGACGGCTCGGCGCTATGTCGATCAGTTGCGAATCAAGACCGCCTCGGTCTCGGCAAATGTTGGATCGCTCTCCGGTGGCAATCAGCAGAAGGTGGCGCTCGCGCGCTGGTTGTCGATCGAGCCCAGGGTGCTGATTCTCGACGAGCCCACGCAAGGAGTGGATGTCGGCTCGAAATCGGAGATTCACGCGCTCATGCAAGATCTGGCGGAGCAGGGTCTTGCCGTTATCATGATCTCGTCGGAGCTGCCCGAGATTCTCGGGATGAGCGACCGGATCGCCGTGATGCGTGCCGGCACGCTGAGCGGTGTGCTGGCGCGCGAGGAAGCCACACAGCAGAAGATTCTGGACTTGGCGCTGGAGCACACCGATGGAGTCGGCAAGGCGAAAGGCCCGCGCTACGAGGGTCAGCACAAGTGA